One part of the Streptomyces sp. NBC_00286 genome encodes these proteins:
- a CDS encoding xanthine dehydrogenase family protein molybdopterin-binding subunit yields MTTTTRATPMSGAVGTAHIRVEGRDKVTGAARYAGEIPFDELAHGWLVLSTIARGRIRSVEADPVLAMPGVLAVLHHQNAPRVTTDYMSIVGPPDPALAILQHDQVPYAGWPVALVVAETSEQAREAAEALVIEYDEEPHDVAFFAGRPDVYTPADSVVPTDEVKGDVEAELAASAVVVDAEYTTPEEYHSTLEPHAATAHWDGGRLDVVDSNQSTMWVAGELAQLFSLDPASVRVRSEHVGGGFGSKGVRPHQVAAVMAATVLQRPVRMVLTRRQMFSLVGYRSPTAQRIRLGADSDGRLRALDHQAQALTSTVHEFLEPSAAVGRVLYDADAHHTTHRLVRLDVPTPTFMRAPGAASGSFALESALDELAEKCGVDPIALRARNEPEVGPVSGLPFSSRNLLACFEDGTRRFGWAERDPRPGLRREGRWLLGTGTAAATHSSGVGPSTAAMTAEADGTFTVRINATDIGTGARTALALVAAEALAVEPGLVRVHIGDSDLGPAMFAGGSMGTRSWAWAVMLAARELRERLALGGGIPPEGITARSDTSEAVGALAQKERHSFGAQFAEVAVDVTSGEVRVRRMLGVFAAGQIINPLTARSQFIGGMIWGLSMALHEEAFRDPASGALVGADFAGYHFAANADVPLIEAHWVDDPDPDDPVGIMGIGEVGIVGAAAAIANAVWHATGVRHRQLPIRPDRLLLAAQGVRSA; encoded by the coding sequence ATGACCACGACGACCCGGGCCACCCCGATGAGCGGTGCGGTCGGCACCGCGCACATCCGCGTGGAGGGCAGGGACAAGGTCACCGGAGCCGCCCGCTACGCCGGAGAGATCCCGTTCGACGAACTGGCCCACGGCTGGCTGGTGTTGTCCACCATCGCCCGCGGACGCATCCGATCCGTGGAGGCCGACCCCGTCCTCGCGATGCCCGGCGTGCTCGCCGTCCTGCACCACCAGAACGCGCCGCGCGTCACCACCGATTACATGAGCATCGTGGGCCCGCCGGACCCGGCCCTCGCGATCCTCCAGCACGATCAGGTCCCCTACGCGGGCTGGCCGGTCGCGCTGGTCGTGGCCGAGACGTCCGAGCAGGCCAGGGAGGCCGCCGAGGCGCTCGTGATCGAGTACGACGAGGAGCCGCACGACGTCGCCTTCTTCGCCGGCCGTCCGGATGTGTACACGCCGGCGGACTCCGTCGTGCCGACGGACGAGGTGAAGGGCGACGTGGAGGCCGAACTGGCCGCGTCCGCCGTCGTCGTGGACGCGGAGTACACCACACCGGAGGAATACCACAGCACGCTGGAGCCGCACGCGGCGACGGCTCACTGGGACGGCGGCCGGCTCGACGTCGTCGATTCCAACCAGAGCACCATGTGGGTGGCCGGTGAGCTCGCGCAGTTGTTCTCCCTCGATCCGGCCTCGGTACGGGTGCGGTCCGAGCACGTCGGCGGCGGCTTCGGGTCCAAGGGCGTCCGACCGCACCAGGTGGCCGCCGTGATGGCCGCGACCGTCCTTCAGCGCCCGGTCAGGATGGTGCTGACACGCCGTCAAATGTTCTCGCTCGTCGGCTACCGCAGCCCGACGGCGCAGCGGATCAGGCTCGGCGCCGACTCCGACGGGCGGCTGCGCGCACTCGACCACCAGGCGCAGGCCCTCACGTCGACCGTGCACGAGTTCCTGGAGCCGAGCGCCGCCGTGGGGCGCGTGCTGTACGACGCCGACGCGCACCACACCACCCATCGGCTCGTACGGCTCGACGTGCCGACCCCGACCTTCATGCGCGCGCCCGGCGCGGCGTCGGGTTCGTTCGCGTTGGAGTCGGCGCTCGACGAACTCGCCGAGAAGTGTGGCGTGGACCCGATCGCGCTGCGGGCCCGCAACGAACCCGAGGTGGGTCCCGTGTCCGGGCTGCCGTTCAGCAGCCGTAACCTGCTCGCCTGCTTCGAGGACGGTACCCGCAGGTTCGGCTGGGCGGAGCGCGATCCCCGTCCCGGACTGCGCCGCGAGGGTCGCTGGCTGCTCGGGACGGGCACGGCGGCGGCCACGCACTCCTCGGGGGTCGGCCCGTCCACGGCGGCCATGACCGCGGAGGCGGACGGCACCTTCACCGTACGGATCAACGCGACGGACATCGGAACCGGAGCACGGACCGCGCTGGCCCTGGTCGCCGCGGAGGCGCTGGCGGTGGAGCCGGGGCTCGTCCGCGTGCACATCGGGGACAGCGACCTCGGCCCGGCGATGTTCGCCGGCGGCTCGATGGGCACCCGCTCCTGGGCATGGGCGGTGATGCTCGCAGCGCGCGAGCTGCGGGAGCGACTGGCCCTGGGCGGCGGCATCCCACCGGAGGGCATCACCGCCCGGTCGGACACCTCCGAGGCGGTCGGCGCCCTCGCGCAGAAGGAACGGCACTCCTTCGGAGCCCAGTTCGCCGAGGTCGCCGTCGACGTCACCAGCGGTGAGGTGCGCGTGCGGCGGATGCTGGGCGTCTTCGCCGCCGGCCAGATCATCAACCCGCTGACCGCGCGCAGCCAGTTCATCGGCGGGATGATCTGGGGGCTGTCCATGGCACTGCACGAGGAGGCGTTCCGGGACCCGGCGTCGGGTGCCTTGGTCGGCGCCGACTTCGCGGGCTACCACTTCGCGGCGAACGCCGACGTACCGCTCATCGAGGCGCACTGGGTCGACGATCCGGACCCGGACGACCCCGTCGGGATCATGGGCATCGGCGAGGTGGGGATCGTGGGCGCCGCGGCGGCGATCGCCAACGCAGTCTGGCACGCGACCGGCGTACGCCACCGGCAGCTCCCGATCCGGCCGGACCGGCTCTTGCTGGCAGCGCAGGGGGTCAGGAGTGCTTGA
- a CDS encoding lactonase family protein: MADGGRRQRRAFIGSFTAAGGLGVLTAALDEDSGALTALSSVDSVPDPSYLALSPTGDMLYTVVETAEGAVAAYRVKGDKPELAGPPVPVDGSGPTHLCVHAGHVLTANYGSGSVSAVPIRADGTLESAASGVLQHSGAGPHTQRQQGPHAHQVQPDPSGRWAVSVDLGTDSVRVCALRDGALEVHREIALRPGSGPRHLAFHPDGEHAYVVNELAPTVTVCRWDAADGTLRPVGETPVLPVAPDGDAYPSGIVVSPDGRFVWTATRGQDVLSVLAADADELRPVITVPCGGNWPRALALAPSGRFLYVANERSGDVTWFALDQDTGIPRRGGSIEAPAASCVVFD, encoded by the coding sequence GTGGCAGACGGCGGCAGGCGGCAACGGCGTGCGTTCATCGGCTCGTTCACGGCGGCTGGAGGTCTCGGTGTCCTCACCGCGGCCCTCGACGAGGACAGCGGCGCACTGACGGCTCTCAGCAGCGTTGACAGCGTCCCCGACCCTTCGTACCTCGCACTGTCGCCCACCGGGGACATGCTCTACACGGTCGTCGAGACGGCCGAGGGCGCGGTGGCCGCGTACCGCGTCAAGGGCGACAAACCGGAACTCGCGGGCCCGCCGGTCCCGGTTGACGGCAGCGGGCCCACCCACCTCTGCGTGCACGCCGGACACGTCCTGACCGCCAACTACGGCTCCGGCAGCGTCAGCGCCGTGCCCATCCGCGCGGACGGCACCCTGGAGAGCGCCGCCTCCGGTGTGCTCCAGCACTCCGGCGCAGGCCCGCACACCCAGCGTCAGCAGGGCCCGCACGCCCACCAGGTGCAGCCCGACCCGAGCGGGCGGTGGGCCGTGAGCGTCGACCTGGGCACGGACTCCGTACGGGTGTGCGCGCTGCGGGACGGGGCGCTCGAGGTGCACCGCGAGATCGCGCTGCGCCCCGGGTCGGGGCCCCGCCACCTCGCGTTCCATCCGGACGGCGAGCACGCGTACGTGGTCAACGAGCTCGCGCCCACCGTCACCGTCTGCCGCTGGGACGCCGCTGACGGCACCCTGCGGCCGGTCGGCGAGACGCCGGTGCTGCCGGTCGCCCCGGACGGCGACGCGTACCCCTCGGGCATCGTCGTTTCACCTGACGGCCGCTTCGTGTGGACCGCCACCCGGGGCCAGGACGTCCTCTCCGTGCTCGCGGCCGACGCGGACGAGCTTCGCCCGGTCATCACGGTGCCCTGCGGCGGCAACTGGCCGCGCGCGCTCGCCCTCGCCCCTTCGGGACGCTTCCTGTACGTGGCGAACGAGCGCTCCGGCGACGTCACCTGGTTCGCGCTCGACCAGGACACCGGCATCCCGCGCCGCGGCGGCTCCATCGAGGCGCCCGCGGCGTCGTGCGTGGTGTTCGACTAG
- a CDS encoding TetR/AcrR family transcriptional regulator, whose protein sequence is MRSDAQRNRERILEVALVELTRSADAPLSSIAKKAGVGQGTFYRNFPSREALVLEVYRHEMQQVADAAAQLLQTRAPDQALREWMDRLAEYAMAKAGLADAMSKATSAPGGPARPGHGPVSEAVALLLKANEEAGTIRPGVTLDDFILAITGLWHIDPQGDWQDRAGRLMDLVMDGLRAGAPGR, encoded by the coding sequence ATGCGCTCGGACGCGCAACGGAATCGCGAGCGCATCCTTGAAGTGGCCCTGGTGGAGCTGACCCGTTCAGCAGATGCTCCGCTGAGTTCGATCGCGAAGAAGGCGGGGGTCGGGCAGGGCACGTTCTACCGGAACTTCCCCAGCCGCGAAGCTCTCGTCCTGGAGGTGTATCGCCACGAAATGCAGCAGGTCGCCGACGCCGCGGCCCAGTTGCTGCAGACCCGCGCACCGGACCAGGCGCTGCGCGAGTGGATGGACCGCCTGGCCGAGTACGCCATGGCCAAGGCGGGGTTGGCCGACGCCATGAGCAAAGCGACCAGTGCGCCCGGGGGGCCTGCGCGACCGGGGCACGGCCCCGTGAGCGAGGCCGTCGCGCTCCTGCTGAAGGCGAACGAAGAGGCCGGCACCATCCGCCCCGGGGTGACACTCGACGACTTCATCCTCGCCATCACCGGCCTCTGGCACATCGATCCCCAGGGGGACTGGCAGGACCGCGCCGGGCGACTCATGGACCTCGTCATGGACGGCCTGCGCGCCGGCGCTCCGGGGCGCTGA
- a CDS encoding FUSC family protein has translation MFMAPDPGLVRLRLALRAVLGVGLAVTTCELAGLSLPASITGGLAALLSLFTVGDPTVRGQAATTALLPVVGFPVLALATVLHSVPAVRDAVWLAVIFCGVYARRWGPRGHALGIFAFMTFFITQFLHAVPGQLPQLYAAMALSLAATSAVRFGVWCIERRTPPPALPAPLDGRGLARPTTRQAFQATAACAFAMAAGQFLSHERWYWAVGTAWWIFVNTASRGETLVRGFRRLVGTVTGIAAGLLIAVPLHGAPTPTAVIVAVCVWGIFYTAALSYSWMMFFVTVMAGLLYGLLGVLHPGLLGLRLAETAAGALGAALAVALILPVTTHAVTDRWVARAVHAVHDCTSAAARRLAGDLDADPARPAAELEALLGRVRFALAPLVHPLNPMRARKARARQVLALLDDCAREVRGLAAVAADPDASHDARLTAACGRVEAAIEGLSAPLRARRVSYGSVVAGRAPKLSASLEPGGTRIAAEPQMSQPRASLERYRTAPELAGLGAMPERAVASSAGTPGVGVPAAGAQDVGTPSHDRGADQALAHLHSLEHALAALAAPLQGSSTARA, from the coding sequence ATGTTCATGGCCCCGGATCCGGGGCTGGTACGGCTCCGGCTCGCGCTGCGGGCGGTCCTCGGCGTCGGTCTCGCGGTGACGACCTGCGAACTCGCCGGGCTCTCGCTGCCCGCCTCGATCACGGGCGGGCTCGCCGCGCTTCTCTCGCTGTTCACGGTCGGCGACCCGACCGTGCGCGGCCAGGCGGCCACCACTGCTCTGCTGCCCGTCGTCGGCTTCCCTGTGCTCGCCCTCGCCACCGTGCTGCACTCGGTGCCGGCCGTGCGGGACGCGGTCTGGCTCGCCGTGATCTTCTGCGGGGTGTACGCCCGCCGCTGGGGGCCGCGTGGTCACGCGCTCGGCATCTTCGCGTTCATGACCTTCTTCATCACCCAGTTCCTGCACGCCGTCCCCGGTCAACTGCCGCAGCTGTACGCCGCGATGGCCCTGTCGCTGGCCGCCACCTCGGCCGTGCGCTTCGGCGTGTGGTGCATCGAGCGACGTACCCCGCCGCCGGCGCTTCCCGCCCCGCTCGACGGTCGCGGGCTCGCCCGGCCGACCACCCGGCAGGCCTTCCAAGCGACGGCCGCCTGCGCCTTCGCGATGGCGGCGGGCCAGTTCCTGTCGCACGAGCGCTGGTACTGGGCCGTAGGCACCGCCTGGTGGATCTTCGTCAACACGGCCTCCCGCGGCGAGACGCTGGTACGCGGCTTCCGGCGCCTCGTCGGCACGGTCACCGGAATCGCTGCCGGGCTGCTGATCGCCGTACCGCTGCACGGCGCGCCGACGCCCACGGCAGTGATCGTCGCCGTGTGCGTGTGGGGCATCTTCTACACGGCGGCGCTCTCGTACAGCTGGATGATGTTCTTCGTCACCGTCATGGCGGGCCTGCTGTACGGGCTCCTCGGCGTGCTGCATCCGGGGTTGCTGGGGCTGCGTCTCGCCGAGACCGCGGCCGGTGCGCTCGGTGCCGCGCTCGCCGTCGCACTGATCCTGCCGGTCACCACGCACGCGGTGACCGATCGCTGGGTGGCGCGGGCCGTGCACGCCGTACACGACTGCACCTCGGCGGCGGCCCGGCGCCTTGCCGGTGACCTGGACGCCGACCCCGCGCGGCCCGCCGCGGAGTTGGAGGCGCTGCTCGGCCGGGTACGGTTCGCGCTCGCCCCGCTGGTCCACCCGCTCAACCCGATGCGGGCTCGCAAGGCCAGGGCCCGGCAGGTGCTCGCGCTGCTCGACGACTGCGCCCGCGAGGTACGCGGTCTCGCGGCCGTCGCCGCCGACCCCGACGCCTCGCACGACGCCCGCCTCACCGCGGCGTGCGGACGGGTCGAGGCGGCGATCGAAGGGCTTAGCGCTCCGCTGAGAGCCCGGCGCGTCAGCTACGGGTCCGTCGTGGCTGGTCGTGCGCCCAAGCTCTCGGCTTCGCTCGAACCCGGGGGAACCCGCATCGCGGCGGAACCGCAAATGTCCCAGCCCCGCGCCTCTTTGGAGCGCTACCGCACCGCACCGGAGCTTGCCGGACTCGGCGCGATGCCGGAACGTGCCGTGGCGTCGTCCGCGGGGACGCCGGGCGTGGGAGTGCCGGCCGCGGGGGCGCAGGACGTAGGGACGCCCAGCCACGACCGCGGAGCCGACCAGGCTCTCGCCCACCTCCACAGTCTGGAGCACGCGCTGGCCGCTCTGGCCGCGCCGCTGCAGGGCTCCTCGACGGCGAGGGCCTGA
- a CDS encoding PPOX class F420-dependent oxidoreductase has protein sequence MSKPPLPDAAVAMLKKPNPAVIATVRSDGQPVSAATWYLWEDDGRVLVNMDEGRKRLDHLRNDPRVTLTVLDEGNWYTHVTLIGRVVEIRDDEGLADIDRLSRHYGGRPYPQRNRARVSAWLEIDRWHGWGKLRDSSQAAG, from the coding sequence ATGTCGAAGCCGCCGCTCCCGGACGCCGCCGTCGCCATGCTGAAGAAGCCCAACCCGGCTGTCATCGCCACGGTGCGCTCCGACGGGCAGCCGGTGTCCGCGGCCACCTGGTACCTCTGGGAGGACGACGGGCGAGTACTGGTCAACATGGACGAGGGCCGCAAGCGGCTCGATCATCTGCGCAACGACCCGCGGGTCACGCTCACGGTGCTCGACGAGGGCAACTGGTACACGCATGTCACGCTCATCGGCCGGGTGGTCGAAATCCGCGACGACGAGGGCCTGGCCGACATCGACCGCTTGTCCCGGCACTATGGCGGTCGCCCGTACCCGCAACGGAACCGTGCCCGGGTCAGCGCCTGGCTGGAGATCGACCGCTGGCACGGCTGGGGCAAACTCCGGGACAGCAGCCAGGCGGCCGGTTGA
- a CDS encoding NAD-dependent epimerase/dehydratase family protein produces MSSATGLRVVVTGATGNVGTSVMRLLSEDPQVDSVLGIARRLPDEPPVSSAKWAAVDLTAESELTKHFEGADAVVHLAWKLQPARDPAVTWRTNVLGSVKVFHAAATAKVPTLVYASSVGAYSPGPRERAVDESWPTHGWPEAAYCREKAYVERVLDTFEYERPETRVVRMRPAFLFKEESGSQQRRLFAGRFKPGPLARPELLPVLPDVRGLRVQALHTEDAAEAYRLAVTSDVRGAFNLAAEPPLDAEVLGELFHSRLVRMPRKAARSALAAAWGLHLVPASPQLFDAVLRLPLMDCTRARHELGWRPRYTAIEAVEEVLQGMREGAGEETAPLAGAKVG; encoded by the coding sequence ATGAGCAGTGCAACCGGACTGCGGGTCGTCGTCACCGGTGCCACCGGGAACGTGGGCACCAGCGTGATGCGTCTTCTGAGCGAGGATCCGCAGGTGGACTCCGTACTCGGCATCGCGCGCAGGCTGCCCGACGAGCCGCCGGTGTCGTCGGCAAAGTGGGCCGCGGTGGATCTGACAGCGGAGTCCGAGCTGACCAAGCACTTCGAGGGAGCCGACGCCGTCGTCCACCTGGCCTGGAAGCTCCAGCCCGCCCGGGACCCGGCGGTCACCTGGCGCACCAATGTGCTCGGCAGCGTGAAGGTGTTCCACGCGGCGGCCACCGCCAAGGTGCCGACGCTGGTGTACGCCTCCTCGGTGGGCGCCTACTCGCCGGGTCCGAGGGAGCGTGCCGTGGACGAGTCATGGCCGACGCATGGCTGGCCGGAAGCGGCGTACTGCCGTGAAAAGGCCTATGTGGAGCGGGTGTTGGACACCTTCGAGTATGAGCGGCCGGAGACGCGCGTGGTCCGTATGCGGCCCGCCTTCCTGTTCAAGGAGGAGTCGGGGAGCCAGCAGCGCCGTCTGTTCGCCGGGCGCTTCAAGCCGGGACCGCTGGCCCGGCCGGAGCTGCTGCCCGTGCTGCCGGACGTCCGCGGATTGCGCGTACAGGCGCTGCACACCGAGGACGCGGCCGAGGCGTACCGGCTCGCCGTGACCAGCGATGTCCGTGGCGCCTTCAACCTGGCGGCCGAACCGCCGCTGGACGCCGAGGTGTTGGGTGAGCTGTTCCACTCCCGGCTGGTGCGGATGCCCCGCAAGGCGGCGCGGTCCGCGCTCGCCGCGGCCTGGGGTCTGCACCTGGTGCCCGCTTCGCCGCAGCTGTTCGACGCGGTGCTGCGGCTGCCCCTCATGGACTGCACTCGGGCCCGCCACGAACTGGGCTGGCGGCCGCGGTACACCGCGATCGAGGCGGTCGAGGAAGTCCTGCAGGGCATGCGCGAGGGCGCCGGCGAGGAGACCGCCCCGCTGGCGGGCGCGAAGGTCGGCTGA
- a CDS encoding FAD binding domain-containing protein produces the protein MREFGYQRVLDVSGAVALLDADPDARYLGGGTNLVDLMKTGVERPARLVDVRELPLDRIESTRDGGLRIGATVTNSDLAAYPEVRRRYPALTQAVLAGASGQLRNMATVGGNLLQRTRCGYFTDVTKPCNKRVPGSGCPAIEGEHHNHAILGASEHCVAAHPSDMAVALTAFDAVVSYETADGPGELPLADFYLPVGDTPHLETALPPGALITGLTLPPTPTAANSRYRKVRERASYAFAIGSVAAALDVEDGLVRDVRLAFGAVASRPWRAREAERALTGGPATADAFAAAADAELAAATPLPRNGYKMTLMRNLVVAVLTELAEEAAR, from the coding sequence ATGAGGGAGTTCGGCTATCAGCGCGTCCTCGATGTCTCCGGCGCGGTCGCGCTGCTCGACGCCGATCCGGACGCGCGCTACCTGGGCGGCGGCACCAACCTCGTCGACCTGATGAAGACCGGCGTGGAACGGCCCGCGCGGCTCGTCGACGTACGCGAACTGCCCCTCGACCGGATCGAGTCGACGAGAGACGGTGGTCTGCGCATCGGCGCCACCGTCACCAACAGCGACCTCGCCGCGTACCCCGAAGTCCGGCGCCGCTACCCGGCATTGACGCAGGCCGTGCTGGCCGGCGCCTCCGGGCAACTGCGCAACATGGCCACCGTCGGCGGCAATCTGCTCCAGCGCACCCGCTGCGGCTACTTCACCGACGTGACCAAGCCGTGCAACAAGCGCGTCCCCGGCAGCGGATGCCCCGCCATCGAGGGCGAGCACCACAACCACGCGATCCTCGGCGCCTCCGAGCACTGCGTGGCCGCCCACCCCTCGGACATGGCGGTGGCGCTCACCGCCTTTGATGCCGTCGTGTCATACGAAACCGCGGACGGGCCGGGTGAGTTGCCGCTCGCCGACTTCTATCTGCCCGTGGGTGACACCCCGCATCTGGAGACCGCCCTGCCACCCGGCGCGCTGATCACCGGCCTCACCCTGCCGCCGACGCCCACAGCCGCCAACTCCCGCTACCGCAAGGTGCGCGAGCGTGCCTCGTACGCCTTCGCGATCGGCTCGGTCGCCGCCGCGCTCGACGTCGAGGACGGGCTCGTACGCGACGTGCGACTGGCCTTCGGGGCGGTCGCGTCCCGGCCGTGGCGAGCCCGGGAGGCCGAGCGGGCCCTGACCGGGGGGCCGGCGACGGCCGACGCCTTCGCCGCCGCCGCGGACGCCGAACTGGCCGCCGCCACTCCCCTGCCCCGCAACGGATACAAGATGACACTGATGCGCAACCTGGTCGTGGCCGTACTCACCGAACTCGCCGAGGAGGCCGCCCGATGA
- a CDS encoding HAD family hydrolase, whose protein sequence is MSTLGGTAVIFDLDGTLVDSEPNYYEAGRQTLAEHGVTDFTWTDFEEYVGISTAETVAHWKERYALEAPRDVLLAEKNRRYLTLARTATHVYPEMRKFVELLAAEGVRMAVASGSSREAIEAILAGTGLDASLRTVVSAEEVDRGKPAPDVFLEAGRRLGAAPADCVVLEDAAPGAAAAHAAGMRCIAIPYLAAQADDPAFATAGLLLRDGQSEFTARAAYDWLVRSAASS, encoded by the coding sequence ATGAGCACTCTCGGCGGCACCGCGGTCATCTTCGATCTCGACGGCACACTCGTGGACAGCGAGCCCAACTACTACGAGGCAGGACGTCAGACGCTCGCCGAGCACGGCGTCACGGATTTCACCTGGACGGACTTCGAGGAGTACGTCGGCATCAGCACCGCGGAGACGGTCGCTCACTGGAAGGAGCGATACGCCCTCGAGGCCCCGCGGGACGTGCTGCTCGCGGAGAAGAACCGGCGCTACCTGACGCTGGCCCGCACCGCCACGCACGTCTATCCGGAGATGCGGAAGTTCGTGGAGCTGCTGGCCGCCGAGGGCGTACGTATGGCCGTGGCCTCGGGTTCCTCGCGGGAGGCCATCGAGGCGATCCTGGCGGGCACAGGCCTGGACGCCTCGCTGCGCACCGTCGTCTCGGCCGAGGAGGTCGACCGGGGCAAGCCCGCTCCGGACGTCTTCTTGGAGGCGGGACGCCGACTGGGAGCGGCCCCGGCGGACTGTGTGGTCCTCGAGGACGCCGCTCCGGGCGCGGCGGCGGCGCACGCGGCCGGGATGCGCTGCATCGCGATCCCGTACCTGGCGGCGCAGGCCGACGACCCGGCGTTCGCCACGGCCGGGTTGCTGCTGCGCGACGGCCAGAGCGAGTTCACGGCGCGGGCCGCGTACGACTGGCTCGTACGCTCGGCTGCGTCGTCCTGA
- a CDS encoding zinc-dependent alcohol dehydrogenase yields the protein MRAVTWQGKREVRVETVPVPEIEEPTDAIVRITSSGLCGSDLHLYEVLTPFMTPGDILGHEPIGVVEEVGSEVTGLKPGDRVVVPFQIACGHCWMCGAGLPTQCETTQVHDSGMGAALFGYTRLYGGVPGAQAEYLRVPQAQFGPIKVPDGPPDDRYVYLSDVLPTAWQAVQYADIPPGGSVAVLGLGPIGDMCCRIARLQRAEIVMGVDLVSERLRRARERGVETYDLRRYEGRKELIEEIRDRTDGRGPDAVIDAVGTEAHGSPVGRTAQQMSAMLPRAWAARLAERAGTDRLAALLTAIELVRRGGTISLSGVYGGMASPLPLMTMFDKQIQLRMGQANVRRWVDDILPLLTDEDPLGVDGFATHRLPLEEAPHAYEIFQRKQEEAVKILFQP from the coding sequence ATGAGGGCCGTGACCTGGCAGGGCAAGCGCGAAGTACGGGTGGAGACCGTACCCGTCCCGGAGATCGAGGAACCGACGGACGCGATCGTACGCATCACCTCCAGCGGGCTCTGCGGCTCCGATCTGCATCTGTACGAAGTGCTCACCCCGTTCATGACACCGGGCGACATCCTCGGGCACGAGCCCATCGGCGTGGTCGAGGAAGTCGGCTCCGAGGTGACCGGGCTGAAGCCGGGCGACCGGGTCGTCGTGCCCTTCCAGATCGCCTGCGGGCACTGCTGGATGTGCGGCGCCGGGCTGCCCACGCAGTGCGAGACCACCCAGGTGCACGACTCGGGCATGGGCGCGGCGCTGTTCGGCTACACCAGGCTGTACGGCGGCGTGCCGGGCGCCCAGGCCGAGTATCTGCGGGTCCCGCAGGCGCAGTTCGGGCCGATCAAGGTACCGGACGGGCCGCCGGACGACCGCTACGTCTATCTCTCGGACGTCTTGCCGACGGCCTGGCAGGCCGTGCAGTACGCCGACATCCCGCCCGGCGGATCCGTCGCCGTCCTCGGCCTCGGACCGATCGGCGACATGTGCTGCAGGATCGCCCGGCTCCAGCGGGCCGAGATCGTCATGGGCGTCGACCTGGTGTCGGAGCGGCTGCGCCGGGCGCGCGAGCGGGGCGTGGAGACGTACGACCTGCGGCGGTACGAGGGACGCAAGGAACTCATCGAGGAGATCCGCGACCGGACCGACGGCCGTGGGCCCGACGCCGTGATCGACGCGGTGGGAACGGAGGCCCACGGCAGTCCCGTAGGACGGACCGCTCAGCAGATGTCCGCGATGCTGCCCCGCGCGTGGGCCGCCCGGCTCGCCGAACGGGCCGGCACCGACCGGCTGGCCGCGCTCCTCACCGCCATCGAACTGGTGCGGCGCGGCGGCACGATCTCGCTGAGCGGGGTCTACGGCGGCATGGCCTCGCCGCTGCCGCTGATGACGATGTTCGACAAGCAGATCCAGCTCCGGATGGGCCAGGCGAACGTACGGCGCTGGGTCGACGACATCCTGCCGCTGCTCACCGACGAGGACCCGCTAGGAGTCGACGGCTTCGCCACCCACCGGCTTCCGCTGGAGGAGGCGCCGCACGCGTACGAGATCTTCCAGCGCAAGCAGGAGGAAGCGGTGAAGATCCTCTTCCAGCCTTGA
- a CDS encoding 2Fe-2S iron-sulfur cluster-binding protein, whose translation MTPVPPTYSAIILNINGEKYTLPVDHRTTLLDALREHLDLTGTKKGCDQGQCGACTLLIDGRRAVSCLQLAVAAEGREITTIEGVAEGQQLHPVQQAFLDLDGYQCGYCTPGQICSALGVIEEHAAGWPSAVTDDVRPEAGPPPLSADEIRERMSGNLCRCGAYVSIVQAVAQAAEAQTTEAEAEEAAA comes from the coding sequence ATGACCCCAGTTCCCCCGACGTACAGCGCCATTATCCTCAACATCAATGGCGAGAAGTACACCCTGCCCGTCGACCACCGCACCACCCTGCTCGACGCACTGCGCGAGCATCTCGACCTGACAGGTACCAAGAAAGGCTGCGACCAAGGTCAGTGTGGTGCCTGCACGTTACTGATCGACGGACGCCGTGCCGTCTCGTGTCTCCAGCTCGCGGTGGCCGCCGAGGGGCGTGAGATCACCACCATCGAAGGCGTCGCCGAGGGCCAGCAACTGCATCCCGTACAGCAGGCGTTCCTCGATCTCGACGGCTACCAGTGCGGCTACTGCACTCCGGGCCAGATCTGTTCGGCCCTCGGCGTGATCGAGGAACACGCGGCGGGCTGGCCGAGCGCCGTCACCGATGACGTACGACCCGAAGCGGGGCCCCCACCGCTCAGCGCGGACGAGATCCGGGAGCGGATGAGCGGCAACCTGTGCCGCTGCGGCGCGTACGTGTCCATCGTGCAGGCAGTCGCACAGGCGGCAGAGGCGCAGACGACCGAGGCCGAGGCCGAGGAGGCAGCCGCATGA